The genomic DNA ATAATAAATTAAAAGAAAATCCTACAATAATAAAAACCATAGTTACATCAGAATTTGGAGCAGATATAGCTAAAGCAAATAATGTTGATGTATTAAATGTTCTTACAGGTTTTAAATTTATTGGTGAAAAAATAAAATTATTTGAACAAAATAAAAATAGAAGTTATGTATTTGGATATGAAGAAAGTTATGGTTACTTAGTTGGGACTCATGCTAGAGATAAAGATGGTGTAGTTTCTTCATTGTTAATATCTGAAATGGCAGCATTTTACTATTCAAAAGGTATGAGTTTATATGATGGTTTAATAGAACTTTATAAAAAGTATGGATTTTTCAAAGAACAGACTATATCTTTGACTTTAAAAGGTATAGAAGGTGTAGAAAAGATAAAAGAAATAATATCTTATTTTAGAGAAAATCAAATTGATTATATAAATAGTATTAAAGTAGTTGATAAAAAAGATTATAAAAATGGTATAGATAATCTTCCTAAATCTGATGTTTTAAAATACTTTTTGGAAGATGAATCTTGGGTAGCTATAAGACCATCTGGAACAGAACCAAAACTTAAATTTTACATAGCTGTAAAAGGAGCTAGTGATATTGAAGCAGATAAAAAGATTCAAGGTTTGAAAAAGTATATAGATGACATGGTCGAAAAATTAAAATAAAATATTATTATTTTATAAGATAATTTTGTAATAATATTTATTTAGCTGAAAATTATAATTTACTTTCATTGAGTAGAATATGGAAATGTTAGTAGAATTGTTATTTTCAGCTTTTATTTGTGTTATTTTTACTTAAATAATTATATTATAGAATGAATCTGAGTATAATTAATATTGTATAATGAAATTAATTTGATAGAAAAGGGGATATTTATGTTTGGTATAGATAAGAAATTGATTGAATATATAATTGCAAAATCCAATTACAGTGAATTAAGTTCAAAGTCAGCAGAAGTATCTTTCTTCTTAATGTTGTCCATATTTCCTTTTTTAATATTTACAATAAGTTCTATAGCTTATATACCGATTCTTCATTTAAATAAGTATATAGCTTTGTTTAGAAATATGATGCCAGAAGGTGCTTTTGCTGTGTTATCTTCAATCATAGTTTCTGCAATAGACAATAGAAACCTGAAATTTTTAGCAGTCAGTTTTGTACTTACTATGTGGACATTTTCAAGAGCAGTAAAAGCTCTTATTAAAGGAATGAATAGAGCCTATAAAGTTAAAGAAACTAGGTCTTTTTTTAAAATTTTATCTATATCATTTTTATTTACAATAATGCTTTTGGTCCTTATTTTTTTATCTATGATATTTTTAGTTTACGGGGAAAAAATAGGTTATTTTATTTTTAATCTTGTAGGATTGGATGAGATATTTATAAAAATATGGGATATTCTAAGATACACTGTAGGTATAATAACAATAATAGTGATATTTACACTTTTATATAAATACACTCCAAATAAAAAGTTAACTATTAAAGAATCTGCGCCAGGTGCTATTTTTGCTACTTTTGCTTGGTTTTTAGTATCATTTTTATATTCTTATTATACAAATTACTATGCTAACTATGAAGTAATCTATGGAAGTATAGCTGAAATAATTGTACTTATGACCTGGATGTATTTTAGTAGTTGGTCTATCGTTATTGGCTATGAGGTAAATTCAAGATTGTATTTTAGAAAGATAAGACATGAAATGTTAAAGTAAAGTATTTAAAATAAAAGAGAGTATTTAGTATTATAAATGTAATTGAATTAATAAAGAAATATTGACATTTAAGTTAAAAAGTCTAGAATTTTTCTGGGCTTTTTTTATTTTTAGTATAACTTGACAAATTTTATTTAATGGGATAGTTTTAATTTATAATCATCTTTAAAAAGATGACTATTGATAAGTAAGAGATAAAATTGGTAAGTATCAAAAAATATACTAAATAAAAATTATAGTCCTAATGAGTTAATTTCTGTATTTTCAAATAATGCAGTATTTAGTCATGTGTTTTTATATGTGCCTGTATTTCTAATTACCAATATATTAGAATAAGCTACTGTAATTAGATTTAGAAAAAAGCGACATAAATAATTATAAACAAATAATAAATTACATAAAATTAAATTTATTCACAAGTATATCTTATAAAATATGTTATAATTAATAGAAAATTGTCATATAATTAATTAAGTAGTATTATTATAAATAACATTGAAAGGTAGTGGTTAGAATATGGATACCCATAATAAATATGTAAATTTTATAAAAAATATACCTGTACCTTTTTTATATTGTAGAATTGTAAAGAGACAAGAAGATATAGAATATCGAGTAGAATATATAAGTAAGGGTATGGGCAAAGTATTACAATTAGAAGAAGGTATTTGTGATAAAAATATACTAGATGTATTGCCTGTATTTAAGTCTAAAAAATATTTCAAAGAGTTGTTCTCAAATGAAGTGGATTGTATAAAAAGGTACATTCCGACACTTAAAAACTGGATAAATATAAAAAAACAGATAATAGGGGATTCATACATAATTTTGTATTTTGGTAAAATTGTATTTGATTATAGACAGATAATCGATTCCTTTGATAAAAAGGAAAAAGTAGCTTATATTAAAGACGAAGAAGGCATATATATAGATTGCAGTGAAAATTTAATACCAATATTAAATAACAACATTAAAACAACGAAAGATATCTTTGGTAAAAATGATATAGAAGTATGGGGAGAGAATACAGGAAAATTATTTAGAGATGATTATAGAGAAGGAGTATCTAGTAAAAAAAGATTTTTACAAAATCTTTTTGAATATGAAGAAACATTTTTTATGGTTGAAAAATATTTTTTGTATGATGAAGACGAACTTTTAGGTACTATAGGGATAGTAGACAATATAATATATAGTGGTTACAGTAATAGAAATTATAACTCAAAAGATTTAATGAAGATGATAGAACACTCAATTCCAGAGAATATGTTTTATAAAGATGTGTATGGAAATTATATTGGATTTAATTCAGGTTTTTTGAATTTAGCTTGTATGAATAAAGAAGAATTATTAGGGAAGAATAGTTATAAAATATCAGAAGAAGAAGCTTTAATAGATAAGATATTTGAAAGTGATAAGGGTGTAGTTGAAAATAAAAAAGTAGTTACATTTGAGTTAAATATAAGTATGAATGATGAAAACAAGTGCATTGAGATTACAAAAAGGCCGTTTTTTGATAGCTATGGAAGTGTTATTGGAATAATTGGAACAGCAAGGGATATAAGTAGAAGAAAAAGATTAGAAGAGGAAATGGATAAAACTAGGATGGAATTTTTTGCAAATTTATCCCATGAACTTAGAACGCCTATAAACTTAATATCATCTTCATTACAAGTGATAGAAAAAAAAGAAGCAGATTTAATAGAATCAAATGATACTTTAAAAAGAAATTTAGGTATAATAAAACAAAATGGAAATAGAATACTGAGGTTAGTAAATAATGTTATAGATTTTACAAAAATGCAATCAGGATATTTAGATTTTAAACCAGAAGAATCTGATATAATTGCATTTATAGAGGAGATATGTATGTCTGTAGCTGATTTTGCAAGCCAAAATAATATACAACTTACATTTGATACAGAAATAGAAGAATTTTCAATGTTATTTGATTCAGAAAAATTGGAAAGAATAATATTAAATTTACTTTCTAATGGAATTAAGTACAATAAGAAAGATGGAAAAATAAATATATTTTTATATGTGAAAGATAATGTATTTAATATGAAAATATCTGATAGTGGTATAGGTATACCAAAAGAAAAAATAGATAAAATATTTAATAGGTTTGAACAGATTGACAATGAACTTTCTTACAGAGTTAAAGGAAGTGGTATTGGACTTTCATTAGTGAAATCTTTGGTTGAGTTGCATGAGGGAAGTATATCTTTAAAAAGTCAACTTGGTATTGGAAGTGAATTTATAGTTTCATTGCCTGTTAGAAGTAAAAATAATATT from Clostridioides difficile ATCC 9689 = DSM 1296 includes the following:
- a CDS encoding YihY/virulence factor BrkB family protein, whose translation is MFGIDKKLIEYIIAKSNYSELSSKSAEVSFFLMLSIFPFLIFTISSIAYIPILHLNKYIALFRNMMPEGAFAVLSSIIVSAIDNRNLKFLAVSFVLTMWTFSRAVKALIKGMNRAYKVKETRSFFKILSISFLFTIMLLVLIFLSMIFLVYGEKIGYFIFNLVGLDEIFIKIWDILRYTVGIITIIVIFTLLYKYTPNKKLTIKESAPGAIFATFAWFLVSFLYSYYTNYYANYEVIYGSIAEIIVLMTWMYFSSWSIVIGYEVNSRLYFRKIRHEMLK
- a CDS encoding PAS domain-containing sensor histidine kinase, translating into MDTHNKYVNFIKNIPVPFLYCRIVKRQEDIEYRVEYISKGMGKVLQLEEGICDKNILDVLPVFKSKKYFKELFSNEVDCIKRYIPTLKNWINIKKQIIGDSYIILYFGKIVFDYRQIIDSFDKKEKVAYIKDEEGIYIDCSENLIPILNNNIKTTKDIFGKNDIEVWGENTGKLFRDDYREGVSSKKRFLQNLFEYEETFFMVEKYFLYDEDELLGTIGIVDNIIYSGYSNRNYNSKDLMKMIEHSIPENMFYKDVYGNYIGFNSGFLNLACMNKEELLGKNSYKISEEEALIDKIFESDKGVVENKKVVTFELNISMNDENKCIEITKRPFFDSYGSVIGIIGTARDISRRKRLEEEMDKTRMEFFANLSHELRTPINLISSSLQVIEKKEADLIESNDTLKRNLGIIKQNGNRILRLVNNVIDFTKMQSGYLDFKPEESDIIAFIEEICMSVADFASQNNIQLTFDTEIEEFSMLFDSEKLERIILNLLSNGIKYNKKDGKINIFLYVKDNVFNMKISDSGIGIPKEKIDKIFNRFEQIDNELSYRVKGSGIGLSLVKSLVELHEGSISLKSQLGIGSEFIVSLPVRSKNNIEKYNHKREISNELSKKLEIEFSDL